The window GAAGGTGCCGAGCATTTCAACGAGGGTGGGGTTTGCGCCGGAGTTCCTGCCGGCGGAGGCGTTGATGGAGACGCACTCGGTGCCGGAATTGGTGCGCGGGCTGAGGGATGCGTTGGGGGATTTGGCGGGATTGAGGGAAAGGCTAGAGCCTTCGTTCGAGCTGGTGGCGAATGAGGTGACGCTGGATGCGATGACGGCGAAGGTGATCGGGGTGTATGAGCGGGTGCTGGGGAAGTGAGGTGGGACGCGTCGACGGAACGTCGACACCCCTTAGGGAGGCTATTCGGGTCGCGTCACGGTTAGTGGCGTGAAGGGCCTATCCCCGGATTTCCACAGGACCTTCAGGGCTGAGGGGCCGGTGAGGTGGTGGTAGTCTATGGAGATGGAGACGGGTTGTCCGGCTTGGAGGGTAAGCGTCTTTCCTGCGGCTGGGGTGCCGGCGGGTTTGTCGATCAGGGGGGCGTCCTTTCCGAGTGTGAGGGTCACTGCATCGTTGCTCACGACCTTGATTGTTAGAGGGCCTGCGGATGGTGGGATGACGATGCCGTCCCAGTGGATCTTGAAGTGGTCTTTGCCGATTCCGGCGGAGGCATCGGGTGAGCCTGTTCCCGGTTCGTCGCCGAGATTGAAGTCAATGAACGGGACGATGGAGGTTTTGGTGGCGGGCTTTTCCGAGCCATCGGCGGCGGTGTAGGTGACGCGGAACATGCCGTCGCTAAGAGTGGAGGGGTCGGGCAGCATCGCAGCGACTTCATCGACGCTCCATGGATGGCCGTCGGGATAGATGACGCCGTGGAAGGGCTGGGCGGGTTCGTCTGGGCCATCGGGGTGGCCCCAGGGGTAGCGGCAGTTGTCGCGGCCGATCATGAGTTCCCAGGCAACCCAGCCGTTCTTTTTTCCGCCGATGTCGGCGATGATCTTTTGGAGCGGGGCGTGGGGGCGATCGAGTGTTTCGGTGCAGAGGTGCTCCGGTCCGCCATCGGCATTCGGCAGTGAGCCGGGGCCCATGAGATACGAGTGGTAGGTGGGGAAGTCGGAGTACTTCGCGCCGTAGAAGCCGCCGTAGGTGGCCGTGACTGGTATCTTGGTGCCTGTGCCCTTGACCCATTGCCGGGTCCATCCGAGCAGGGTGTCGATGTTGGCATCGGTGTCCGAGGTGCGGTATTTCTCCTTCGCTCCGAAGGGCTCGTTGTAGAGCTGGAAGAAGGAGATGCGGGGATCGTCCTTGAAGCGGGTGGCGATGCCGGTGACGTAGTCGTGGAAGCGTTCGCGGTGTGCTTCCAATTCCACCTTGCTGTCACGGATGCGGTGGGAAGGGTTCGGCATCATCTGGGAATTGTGACGGCCTGGCACGGGTGCCTGGAAGTCGAGCGAGGGCT is drawn from Luteolibacter sp. Y139 and contains these coding sequences:
- a CDS encoding PA14 domain-containing protein, which encodes MKSALPVALLALSPFATARAASDDFHAASTGNWETLDGKWQIAGGIASTGVEQDGTPSKEKQFALMTRQDFTGQDFEVTANVAYLSNEPHAAAGIQFRIGDDRTGYAVGLREVEKGEDWERPLLQLFRMDREGGWKLLQESKVMHCRSGELRKLKVQCHGADLFVYYEDMKTPVIREFDDTYSRPSRVGLWKDQIGGAKFDDFAVGPVTSLPDPPSRTDWSWVKGAIYVRSDAVNSVQMWQDYWDHVDVLDRELGFASRYGFNMVQVYLHWIVWDQDGTEYLKRIDDFLSRAEKHGLKTNLILWDDCGHVEPSLDFQAPVPGRHNSQMMPNPSHRIRDSKVELEAHRERFHDYVTGIATRFKDDPRISFFQLYNEPFGAKEKYRTSDTDANIDTLLGWTRQWVKGTGTKIPVTATYGGFYGAKYSDFPTYHSYLMGPGSLPNADGGPEHLCTETLDRPHAPLQKIIADIGGKKNGWVAWELMIGRDNCRYPWGHPDGPDEPAQPFHGVIYPDGHPWSVDEVAAMLPDPSTLSDGMFRVTYTAADGSEKPATKTSIVPFIDFNLGDEPGTGSPDASAGIGKDHFKIHWDGIVIPPSAGPLTIKVVSNDAVTLTLGKDAPLIDKPAGTPAAGKTLTLQAGQPVSISIDYHHLTGPSALKVLWKSGDRPFTPLTVTRPE